Proteins encoded within one genomic window of Dyadobacter chenhuakuii:
- a CDS encoding DUF4142 domain-containing protein has protein sequence MKRTKFFFLAAALSFATVACDDDTTGTNAPAELDKQFMLAASDGGLFEINAGQVASSKGTTQTIKQFGQEMLDDHTSIKQELMKIAKDANVDLPTTLSSGKQQKLDSLSGLSGIAFDTTYIKMVTISHEEAVNLYEIQDKSASNVQLKTFAADKLPRLKAHLEKAKAMRDSI, from the coding sequence ATGAAGCGTACAAAATTCTTTTTCCTTGCAGCAGCACTTTCTTTTGCAACCGTAGCCTGCGACGACGATACAACCGGGACCAATGCACCCGCCGAACTCGATAAGCAATTCATGCTCGCTGCATCCGATGGGGGTCTGTTTGAGATCAATGCCGGCCAGGTGGCCTCATCAAAAGGCACAACCCAGACCATTAAGCAATTCGGGCAGGAAATGCTCGATGACCATACGAGCATCAAACAAGAGCTCATGAAAATAGCGAAGGATGCGAATGTAGACCTGCCAACAACATTGTCGAGTGGGAAGCAGCAGAAACTGGATTCACTGTCGGGACTTTCCGGAATCGCATTTGATACGACGTACATTAAAATGGTGACCATTTCGCACGAAGAAGCGGTGAACCTGTACGAAATTCAAGACAAGTCTGCCAGCAATGTTCAACTGAAAACCTTTGCTGCCGACAAGCTTCCCAGGTTAAAGGCGCATCTGGAAAAGGCGAAAGCCATGAGAGATTCGATTTAG
- a CDS encoding response regulator: MINDLKILLVDDDKIMLFLHEMFLKKSGILNDTVLCYNGSDALQYLESYPSQETNFLVLLDINMPIMNGWEFLDAIGGRPYLNRVHVVMVSSATEESEMKRATNYSQVIDYQQKPLSIESCNKIVNSEMLKGFFENQIAR; the protein is encoded by the coding sequence ATGATTAATGACCTCAAAATCCTTTTGGTAGACGATGATAAGATCATGTTGTTCCTCCACGAAATGTTTCTTAAAAAGTCCGGAATTTTAAACGATACGGTCTTGTGCTACAATGGATCAGATGCGCTGCAGTATCTGGAAAGTTACCCTTCGCAGGAAACTAATTTCCTCGTGTTACTGGACATCAATATGCCCATTATGAATGGTTGGGAATTTCTGGATGCAATTGGCGGCCGTCCTTATCTCAATCGGGTCCATGTTGTGATGGTCAGCTCGGCCACAGAAGAATCAGAAATGAAAAGAGCAACCAATTATAGCCAGGTGATTGATTACCAGCAAAAACCGCTTAGCATTGAGAGCTGCAATAAAATTGTCAACAGCGAAATGCTGAAAGGTTTCTTCGAAAATCAGATTGCCAGATAG
- a CDS encoding ArnT family glycosyltransferase, with protein sequence MHDVERALQRYFPWLVIIGIALNVPGLWLEIIEPDGALYATIAKHMVQHNDWINLWGDGHDWLDKPHFPFWMAAISYKLFGITGFAYKFPAFLFWLLGLYYTFLTARDLFNVTVARISVLISAVALHSTLANFDVRAEPYLTTCIIAAVWHMLCVYQKKSGIHIVAAAFFAACAIMTKGIFVLLTIGGGWVLFWVFTSQWREFLNYRWWAMLILCFVFITPELYSLYAQFDLHPEKVVFGKTGVSGLKFFFWDSQFGRFFNTGPIKGSGNVTFFMHTTLWAFLPWSVGLVSAIIYLIRFDTNRMPLRWIIYGSTLLTFILFSLSRFQLPHYIVILFPYFSIITGYFLYQKAGHIKLSILAKVQQVLVFLVAIAVIGLLYWTGLKNEWLATGLTCFIVAVVNIIRFENPLQRILYNGYAMAAIIYIFLFLFFYPFLLQYQSGRSAARAIWANNPELPVAAYKSFSYSLEFYAPADVRLVRTSQDLDAFLAKKPCYIYTSPELADSLLNAGMKADILAAPEYFRITKLKGKFLNKDTRSSAVEKRSLLYVR encoded by the coding sequence ATGCATGATGTTGAGCGTGCTCTGCAACGTTATTTCCCCTGGTTAGTGATTATTGGCATTGCATTGAATGTTCCGGGCCTTTGGCTGGAAATTATTGAGCCGGACGGGGCGCTATATGCTACAATCGCCAAGCACATGGTCCAGCACAACGACTGGATTAATCTATGGGGCGACGGCCACGACTGGCTCGATAAGCCGCATTTCCCTTTCTGGATGGCTGCGATCAGCTACAAGCTTTTTGGTATAACGGGTTTCGCTTATAAATTCCCGGCATTCCTTTTCTGGCTTCTGGGTCTTTATTACACTTTTCTGACGGCCAGGGACCTCTTTAATGTTACCGTAGCCAGGATTTCGGTCCTGATTTCCGCAGTAGCGCTGCACAGCACACTTGCCAACTTTGACGTCCGGGCGGAACCTTATCTCACCACATGCATCATTGCGGCTGTCTGGCATATGTTGTGTGTATATCAAAAAAAGAGTGGCATTCACATCGTTGCCGCGGCTTTTTTTGCGGCATGTGCTATCATGACAAAGGGCATTTTTGTGCTGCTTACGATCGGCGGCGGCTGGGTGCTTTTTTGGGTTTTTACTTCTCAGTGGCGGGAGTTCCTGAATTACCGCTGGTGGGCAATGCTCATACTCTGCTTCGTTTTCATTACCCCGGAGTTGTACAGTCTTTACGCGCAGTTTGACCTGCATCCTGAGAAAGTTGTATTTGGCAAAACAGGGGTTTCCGGATTAAAATTCTTTTTCTGGGACAGTCAGTTCGGCCGCTTCTTTAACACGGGGCCCATTAAAGGAAGCGGGAATGTTACTTTTTTCATGCATACAACCCTTTGGGCGTTTCTTCCCTGGTCTGTTGGTCTGGTAAGCGCTATTATCTATCTCATTCGTTTTGACACGAACAGGATGCCTTTGCGCTGGATCATTTATGGCAGCACATTACTCACTTTCATTCTTTTTTCGCTGTCGAGATTTCAGCTTCCGCATTACATTGTGATCCTGTTTCCTTATTTTTCGATCATTACCGGTTATTTTTTATATCAAAAAGCGGGGCACATAAAGCTTTCGATTTTGGCAAAGGTGCAGCAGGTTCTGGTGTTCCTCGTCGCCATAGCGGTCATCGGTTTACTATACTGGACCGGATTAAAAAATGAATGGCTCGCCACCGGCCTGACTTGCTTTATTGTAGCCGTAGTCAACATTATCCGGTTTGAGAATCCGTTGCAGCGTATTTTATACAATGGTTACGCAATGGCCGCCATCATTTACATATTCCTTTTCCTGTTTTTTTACCCATTTTTACTTCAATACCAGTCGGGCAGAAGTGCTGCAAGGGCGATCTGGGCAAATAACCCTGAACTTCCCGTTGCCGCTTACAAGTCGTTTTCCTATTCGCTTGAATTCTACGCTCCTGCGGATGTCCGGCTTGTGCGTACAAGCCAGGATCTGGATGCCTTTCTCGCTAAGAAGCCGTGCTACATTTACACTTCCCCGGAGCTCGCCGACAGTTTGCTCAACGCAGGCATGAAAGCCGATATCCTGGCTGCACCCGAATATTTTCGCATTACGAAATTGAAAGGGAAATTTTTAAATAAGGACACAAGAAGCAGCGCAGTTGAGAAGCGGAGCTTACTATACGTCAGGTAA
- a CDS encoding aldo/keto reductase, with the protein MEYRQLGASGLKVPVLSFGTGTFGGGGDFFKAWGNTQTDEAARLVNLCMDAGITFFDTANVYSQGLSEEILGKAIIGLRDKIILSTKATFKMGTGPNDFGSSRFHLVRSCEDSLRRLKTDYIDIYHMHGFDANTPVEETLSALNDLITAGKVRYIACSNFSGWHLMKSLSVSEKYGWSKYIAHQAHYSLLSREFEWELMPLAVDQHIGTIVWSPLSAGRLGGKYRRNQPMPSEGRIAQGGGEGPEIPEEFFFNLIDVLDEVAAETEKTVAQVALNWLLQRPTVSNVVIGARNEEQLKQNLGAVGWNLSLEQVKKLDAASDKAPTYPYWHQRKNTALNPLPDFYGKLNR; encoded by the coding sequence ATGGAATACAGACAATTGGGCGCATCGGGGCTGAAAGTTCCTGTGTTAAGCTTCGGAACAGGCACATTCGGAGGCGGTGGCGATTTTTTCAAAGCTTGGGGAAACACCCAGACTGACGAAGCGGCACGTCTTGTTAACCTTTGTATGGATGCCGGAATTACGTTTTTCGACACAGCTAATGTGTATTCACAAGGACTTTCGGAAGAAATTCTGGGGAAAGCCATCATCGGTTTGCGGGATAAGATCATTCTTTCTACCAAGGCAACTTTCAAAATGGGAACCGGGCCAAACGATTTCGGGTCGTCGCGTTTTCACCTTGTCAGATCTTGTGAAGACAGCCTCCGCCGGCTCAAAACAGACTATATTGATATTTACCACATGCACGGTTTCGATGCGAATACGCCCGTTGAAGAAACGCTCAGCGCTCTCAATGACCTGATTACCGCCGGAAAGGTGCGATACATTGCCTGTTCAAATTTTTCGGGCTGGCATTTAATGAAATCCCTTTCTGTTTCTGAAAAATATGGCTGGTCCAAGTACATTGCTCATCAGGCACATTACTCATTGCTTAGCCGCGAGTTTGAGTGGGAATTGATGCCATTGGCGGTGGATCAGCACATCGGGACAATCGTATGGAGCCCTTTATCTGCCGGAAGATTAGGCGGGAAATACAGAAGAAACCAGCCGATGCCGTCTGAGGGCCGCATCGCGCAGGGCGGGGGAGAAGGACCAGAGATCCCGGAAGAATTCTTTTTTAACCTCATTGATGTGCTGGACGAAGTAGCCGCGGAAACAGAAAAAACGGTTGCACAGGTTGCCCTTAACTGGCTTTTACAGCGGCCCACCGTTAGTAATGTGGTCATTGGAGCAAGGAATGAAGAGCAGCTGAAACAAAATCTGGGTGCCGTAGGCTGGAACCTGAGTCTTGAACAGGTTAAGAAACTGGATGCGGCAAGCGACAAGGCGCCCACGTATCCATACTGGCATCAGCGCAAAAACACAGCACTGAATCCGCTGCCTGACTTTTACGGAAAATTGAACCGTTAA
- a CDS encoding response regulator, with the protein MDNTNYFPGKHKNTSINIALVDQLTLLTDALRNVLCQMPEVNAVVSYTDGKEFMADHAMFLPDILIMDWAINGMTGLELLNSARSAVSKDLKIIIISSVTDVQTIKHAIRRGANSFLPKSASLEELKEAIVSVIAGKQYIGKGIRDNLINSVFTDEQVVLHLSPREKEVLQKVCSGRTIKEIAYDLKLSAHTVQYYHRCVMDKLKVKRTTDLIVYALQHGLYIPEMKQPANV; encoded by the coding sequence ATGGACAATACAAATTACTTTCCTGGCAAGCATAAAAATACTTCGATCAACATTGCTTTGGTAGATCAGCTCACGCTCCTTACCGACGCTTTGCGAAATGTTTTATGCCAAATGCCGGAAGTAAATGCGGTGGTGTCCTACACGGACGGGAAGGAATTTATGGCCGACCATGCCATGTTCTTGCCGGACATTCTGATCATGGACTGGGCTATCAACGGTATGACTGGTCTCGAACTGCTCAACTCAGCCCGAAGCGCTGTATCCAAGGACCTGAAAATTATAATCATTTCCTCGGTTACAGATGTGCAAACAATAAAACATGCGATCAGAAGGGGCGCAAACAGCTTCCTTCCAAAATCAGCGTCGCTGGAAGAACTGAAAGAAGCCATCGTTTCTGTGATAGCAGGAAAGCAATATATTGGGAAAGGCATCCGGGATAACCTCATCAACAGCGTTTTTACCGATGAGCAGGTTGTTCTGCATCTATCGCCGCGTGAAAAGGAAGTTTTGCAAAAGGTGTGCAGTGGCCGGACGATCAAGGAAATAGCTTACGATCTCAAACTGAGCGCGCATACAGTCCAATATTACCACCGTTGCGTTATGGATAAGTTGAAGGTGAAAAGGACGACCGATTTAATCGTTTACGCCTTGCAGCACGGGCTATACATACCGGAAATGAAGCAGCCGGCAAATGTTTAA
- a CDS encoding T9SS type A sorting domain-containing protein, which translates to MKISIRQLIRKLATKGSRSGLGLIMIFSLLAQGAFAQQYASSATFTAGNELPAVATGTTPENAAGGPGGGVARMRVQGLTVTTGIPPLEVTIAVSSKGTLNLNFNPGIAAGVTTYVRITDIETSIIGLDLDQLVGLLGLLNTNALSATSDGGATTSKLVRDPSGALFLAVKPTNAYTRVSVTYDFEKIANVAIGNATIDIDHAVAYTTTTFTPCESVPSFTNAAAEVEGVSVTLTNALVNPERAIDGNAATYSVLKAAEVSALAEISQVIRLTKTVPSGTEIVATLSKIGLLADVTLLSDIRIQARLGNTRVGTVRTLESLLLGLRLIDFNGSNPATVAFNPGTAFDGIEIIVEGVANVLNSINIHELSARTPITFTGGDLGVYDTDDVISVDLSGADAFSFDAAYPQFPAQPGFDIECGGFTDYTYRLSNVTSVNGRTAAGTLPNTITLSLEGRLSGGANESQTGVYFFDVEATNAFGQTAVTTFKIIIESVLPVTLVSFKAASEGTTASLSWSTASETNSDRFDIERSANGKKWDKIGSVKSNHESVTQQFYSFQDAKPLNGQNLYRLKMVDLDETFAYSHIENVSFASAAFLYPNPVRNAENINLNLTDWSDIKQVKVVNALGKTVFEASNALSTGISTRNLSSGSYVVQIIHNNGTIATHRFVRQ; encoded by the coding sequence ATGAAAATTTCTATCCGTCAACTAATTAGAAAACTGGCCACGAAAGGTTCACGTTCAGGGTTAGGTCTCATCATGATTTTCTCGCTGCTTGCGCAGGGTGCATTTGCACAGCAATATGCGAGTAGTGCAACATTTACGGCGGGCAACGAGCTCCCCGCGGTCGCCACAGGTACGACTCCGGAAAATGCAGCTGGCGGACCCGGCGGAGGTGTAGCCAGAATGAGGGTACAGGGTTTGACTGTTACTACTGGGATTCCTCCACTTGAAGTTACTATTGCGGTCTCCAGTAAGGGAACGCTGAACTTGAATTTCAATCCTGGCATAGCAGCAGGCGTTACAACATATGTGAGGATCACGGATATTGAAACTTCTATAATTGGTCTTGATCTTGACCAGCTGGTAGGGCTACTAGGCCTCCTGAATACGAATGCGCTGTCTGCAACGTCCGACGGTGGAGCAACAACTTCGAAATTGGTGAGAGATCCTTCGGGAGCATTGTTCCTGGCAGTTAAGCCTACTAATGCGTACACGAGGGTTAGTGTAACATACGATTTTGAGAAGATAGCGAATGTGGCAATTGGCAATGCGACAATAGACATTGATCATGCTGTTGCTTATACAACCACTACTTTTACGCCATGTGAATCTGTACCAAGTTTTACCAATGCTGCCGCGGAAGTAGAAGGTGTTAGTGTAACGCTTACAAATGCGCTGGTTAATCCGGAAAGGGCAATAGACGGTAACGCGGCCACATATTCGGTATTGAAAGCCGCAGAAGTAAGTGCGCTTGCTGAAATCTCTCAGGTGATTCGCTTGACAAAGACAGTCCCTTCGGGCACAGAAATAGTCGCTACGCTTTCCAAAATAGGTTTATTGGCCGACGTTACTTTATTGTCCGACATTAGGATACAGGCAAGATTGGGCAATACAAGAGTGGGTACGGTCCGCACACTCGAAAGCCTTCTGTTAGGTTTAAGATTGATTGATTTTAACGGTTCGAATCCCGCAACAGTAGCGTTCAATCCCGGGACAGCTTTCGACGGCATCGAGATTATCGTTGAAGGGGTTGCTAATGTGCTCAACAGTATCAACATTCACGAACTTAGCGCGCGCACACCCATCACATTTACAGGGGGGGACCTGGGCGTATACGATACGGATGACGTGATCTCGGTTGATCTTTCAGGTGCAGATGCCTTCTCTTTCGATGCAGCTTATCCTCAGTTCCCGGCCCAGCCTGGTTTTGATATTGAGTGCGGAGGATTTACTGACTACACATATAGACTTAGCAATGTTACGTCAGTCAATGGAAGGACAGCTGCTGGTACGCTGCCCAATACAATCACGCTATCATTGGAAGGACGTCTATCAGGAGGCGCTAATGAGAGTCAGACAGGTGTTTATTTCTTCGATGTTGAAGCAACAAATGCTTTTGGACAAACTGCGGTTACCACTTTTAAAATTATAATTGAATCTGTTCTGCCGGTGACATTGGTAAGCTTCAAGGCAGCAAGTGAAGGCACAACTGCATCCTTGTCGTGGTCTACTGCTTCGGAGACGAACAGTGATCGCTTTGACATTGAGCGCAGCGCAAATGGTAAGAAATGGGATAAAATCGGTTCTGTGAAATCAAATCATGAAAGCGTGACCCAGCAATTCTACTCTTTCCAGGATGCAAAACCTTTGAACGGCCAAAACCTTTACAGATTGAAAATGGTTGATCTGGACGAAACTTTTGCTTACAGCCACATCGAAAACGTTTCATTTGCAAGCGCAGCGTTCCTGTATCCAAACCCGGTTCGCAATGCTGAAAACATCAACCTTAATCTGACCGACTGGTCTGATATCAAGCAGGTGAAAGTTGTAAATGCACTTGGCAAAACGGTGTTCGAAGCATCAAATGCATTAAGCACGGGTATCAGCACAAGAAATTTAAGCTCAGGCTCATATGTGGTGCAAATTATCCATAACAATGGCACGATTGCTACGCACAGATTTGTAAGACAATAG
- a CDS encoding YfbU family protein — protein MTNNTTIPESIPLIERQLLINQCKILSIICDEKEREINEKRIEILEKGYTGLYPKVFNSLYEEVPISVYDEISSIMKMYGRINESIKMLSNEEKELLDLAKIEFEGFDEDSGMHYYMMSYLVDRMDEHGEYKGRQLKSHNSSCMIKYNKMLSVYSELANTADSHFALSDLQRFIESVLDTNE, from the coding sequence ATGACCAACAACACTACTATTCCGGAAAGTATCCCATTGATTGAGCGCCAGTTACTGATCAATCAGTGCAAGATACTTTCAATTATTTGCGATGAAAAGGAAAGGGAGATTAATGAAAAACGAATTGAGATCCTCGAAAAAGGTTATACGGGCTTGTATCCGAAAGTGTTCAACTCATTATATGAAGAGGTGCCTATCAGCGTATATGATGAAATATCAAGCATTATGAAAATGTATGGGCGCATCAATGAGTCCATTAAAATGTTGTCAAATGAGGAGAAAGAATTGCTGGATCTTGCAAAAATCGAGTTCGAAGGTTTTGACGAAGACAGCGGCATGCATTATTATATGATGTCTTACCTGGTAGACCGGATGGACGAGCACGGAGAATATAAGGGCCGACAGCTCAAATCACACAATAGTTCATGTATGATCAAATATAACAAGATGCTTTCTGTGTATTCGGAGCTCGCAAACACGGCGGATAGTCACTTTGCACTATCTGACTTACAGCGGTTTATAGAGAGCGTTTTAGATACGAATGAGTAA